In Naumovozyma dairenensis CBS 421 chromosome 2, complete genome, the following are encoded in one genomic region:
- the MSS2 gene encoding Mss2p (similar to Saccharomyces cerevisiae MSS2 (YDL107W); ancestral locus Anc_2.333) produces the protein MVATPRWNYNRDIPPNLYREDKKLDTERRDETRQKSMNKWSIILRRNLTTTPTKQLRPFNELFPSKRFINKILFEIDSDKTYHELLPKFTKLYQNTSYSLRPLYDFQDSHELMLMNKILRQISKRQRMTNESFIKMENLLLERAAELGDNDAISMLCFNILKDNASGENDGDVKNAKKLVKELLEIEHPLTLKNVGDLCVVRHDNNEAKRYYNKFLQTVLHGNDDNNSNVLLIGQVYEKLGEIEYQEGNFLKAEEYWLKCIKICKLEDCNKSYFYLGKIYLNSEPLKSKVLFENCATQGFKEAFKELGFLEMNYFKNYDKAIEWFKLGMELFDIQCFFGFFQSCYHLKKWGACSNCLKSLKRFESVNKSYKDLIDQFLIQTK, from the coding sequence ATGGTAGCAACTCCGAGATGGAATTATAACAGAGACATTCCACCTAATTTATATAGAGAAGACAAGAAACTGGATACTGAGAGAAGAGACGAGACAAGACAGAAAAGCATGAATAAATGGTCCATAATTCTTCGAAGAAATCTCACTACAACCCCTACAAAGCAACTCCGACCCTTTAATGAACTCTTCCCTTCTAAGCGATTCATCAATAAGATATTATTCGAAATAGACAGTGATAAGACCTACCATGAATTACTACCCAAATTCACGAAACTGTATCAAAATACTAGCTACTCTCTGAGGCCTCTGTATGATTTTCAGGATTCACATGagttgatgttgatgaataAGATTCTGAGGCAAATTTCAAAGCGCCAACGGATGACTAATGAGTCGTTTATAAAGATGGAGAATTTACTCCTAGAAAGGGCAGCTGAATTGGGTGACAATGACGCTATATCGATGTTATGtttcaatatattgaaGGATAATGCTTCTGGTGAGAATGATGGCGACGTTAAGAATGCGAAGAAGTTGGTTAAGGAATTGTTGGAGATTGAGCATCCTTtgactttgaaaaatgttgGCGATTTATGCGTTGTTAGacatgataataatgaagctAAACGTTATTATAACAAATTTTTACAAACTGTATTGCATGggaatgatgataataacaGTAATGTGTTGTTGATTGGTCAAGTTTATGAGAAATTGGGggaaattgaatatcaaGAAGggaattttttaaaagCTGAAGAATATTGGTTAAAATGCATTAAAATTTGCAAATTGGAAGATTGTAataaatcatatttttatttgggtaagatttatttaaattctGAACCTTTGAAGTCTAAAGTGTTATTTGAAAACTGTGCTACGCAAGGTTTTAAAGAAGCGTTTAAAGAATTAGGGTTTTTAgagatgaattattttaaaaattatgATAAAGCTATTGAATGGTTTAAATTAGGTATGGAATTGTTTGATATTCAATGCttttttggatttttcCAATCTTGTTATCACTTAAAGAAATGGGGGGCCTGTTCtaattgtttgaaaagTTTGAAACGATTTGAAAGTGTCAATAAAAGTTATAAGGatttaattgatcaatttcttattcaaacaaaataa
- the KIN28 gene encoding TFIIH complex serine/threonine-protein kinase subunit KIN28 (similar to Saccharomyces cerevisiae KIN28 (YDL108W); ancestral locus Anc_2.332) has product MSTANNTPIAKVEYTKEKKVGEGTYAVVYLGTKQSTGRQIAVKEIKTSEFKDGLDMSAIREVKYLQEMQHDNVIELIDIFMAYDNLNLVLEFLPTDLEVIIKDKSILFTPADIKSWMLMTLRGVHHCHRNFILHRDLKPNNLLVSPDGIIKVADFGLARAIPAPHENLTSNVVTRWYRAPELLFGARHYTSAIDIWSVGVIFAELMLRIPYLPGQNDVDQMEVTFRALGTPTDKDWPEVSSFNSYNKLQIYPPPSTFELRKRFIAASENALKFMSGMLTMNPVKRWSAIECLESEYFQEMPPPTNPSEIPLPK; this is encoded by the coding sequence ATGAGTACAGCCAACAATACACCAATAGCAAAAGTGGAATACACCAAGGAGAAGAAGGTTGGTGAAGGTACATATGCTGTTGTGTATTTAGGAACCAAACAATCCACAGGCCGTCAAATTGCAGTGAAAGAGATCAAGACATCTGAATTCAAAGATGGATTAGATATGTCAGCTATTCGAGAAGTCAAATATTTACAAGAGATGCAACATGATAATGTCATTGAACTTATCGATATATTTATGGCGTAtgataatttgaatcttGTCTTGGAGTTTTTACCTACAGATTTAGAAGTCATCATTAAAGATAAATCTATACTTTTCACTCCAGCAGATATTAAATCATGGATGTTGATGACTCTAAGGGGTGTTCATCATTGTCATCGTAATTTCATTCTTCATAGAGATTTGAAaccaaataatttattagttTCACCAGATGGAATAATCAAAGTAGCGGATTTTGGGTTGGCACGAGCCATTCCAGCACCACATGAGAATTTGACAAGTAATGTGGTGACCCGTTGGTATAGAGCAcctgaattattatttggagCTCGACATTATACCTCTGCTATTGATATATGGTCAGTGGGTGTAATATTTGCAGAATTGATGCTAAGAATACCATATCTACCGGGCCAAAACGATGTTGATCAAATGGAGGTTACGTTTAGAGCCCTGGGGACACCAACGGATAAAGATTGGCCCGAAGTCTCTAGTTTCAATAGttataataaattacaaatatatCCACCACCATCTACGTTTGAATTAAGGAAAAGATTCATTGCTGCGAGTGAGAATGcattgaaatttatgaGTGGGATGTTAACTATGAACCCAGTAAAGAGATGGAGTGCTATTGAATGTTTAGAATCTGAATATTTCCAAGAAATGCCACCTCCTACGAATCCATCTGAAATTCCTTTGCCGAAGTAG
- the NDAI0B03320 gene encoding putative lipase (similar to Saccharomyces cerevisiae YDL109C and ROG1 (YGL144C); ancestral locus Anc_2.330) produces the protein MGIRPEPLYQDESQLKIGEIERYIITYDLYQGDDLPPALNLNPLQLTLKNLSISSSRATYLMGPFTLYCHLITDSYNHKKRIISSLDKPQYVSNLQPQCKFESTLSLNQIKRQYVWILDVVSQLIFTTTLCVPFILTINYSGSFQSSCSLNGKNVGPSSLHVRKLDVHDLWDPYVQMPLVSREQQGEAKREEYIHLVILTHGMHSNNTADMFYMMEQLRGINDRSPEDNHEKIVIDGFNGNVCETELGIKYLGEKLAKHIVNDLYNDRIVKISFIGHSLGGLIQSFAIAYITIVYPWFFKSVVPINFIALATPFLGVVTDNPKYVKVILSSGAVGKTGHELALLKDSQNENILHLLSGEPLITILSKFKNRTIYANYMNDGIVPLHTSSLLFLDYNEIMQELRKRGVQSKRLSSVSSRWRLRKSKKEEYTLPKASVLQSMKTILVPPDPDDEFVCNPDARETVIIHDKVYTNEDVERILLDYEKLQSSSPNTEGEQEDRDPRGKDIRVLEKFIQKGLNGKSKHAALVIDIARRWHFPELPWRKVIVNIKPEAHNSIIVRRRFSNAYGWEVIDHLIEAHFPEDTKEIGDTSETINALQAVTSTDHNGKQELEPNKLFSWLTKVETTRTHHGGLLSRSTKFFDSRNKDRIA, from the coding sequence ATGGGGATTCGACCAGAACCACTATATCAAGATGAATCACAACTGAAAATTGGAGAAATAGAACGATACATTATCACCTATGATTTATATCAAGGTGATGATTTACCGCCAGCATTGAATCTAAATCCCTTGCAACTCACACTGAAAAATCTATCTATATCATCGTCAAGAGCTACATACTTGATGGGACCCTTCACTTTATATTGTCATTTAATTACAGATTCATACAATCATAAGAAACGAATCATTTCATCCTTAGATAAACCACAATATGTTTCGAATTTACAACCACAATGTAAGTTTGAATCAACGTTATCATTGAACCAAATTAAGAGACAATACGTTTGGATACTTGATGTGGTAAGTCAATTGATTTTCACTACGACGTTATGTGTTCCCTTTATACTGACTATAAATTACTCTGGCTCATTTCAAAGTAGTTGTTCCCTCAATGGTAAGAACGTTGGTCCTTCGTCGTTACACGTGAGGAAGTTGGATGTTCATGATCTTTGGGATCCATATGTTCAAATGCCATTAGTATCAAGAGAACAACAAGGAGAAGCAAAGAGAGAGGAATATATTCACCTAGTCATATTGACACATGGTATGCATTCAAATAACACTGCTGATATGTTTTATATGATGGAACAACTTCGAGGAATAAACGATAGGAGCCCTGAGGACAACCATGAAAAGATAGTAATTGATGGATTTAATGGGAATGTATGTGAAACAGAACTAGGTATCAAATATCTTGGGGAAAAATTAGCCAAACATATTgttaatgatttatataatgataGAATTGTTAAGATTTCATTCATTGGACATTCTCTTGGTGGATTAATCCAAAGTTTCGCCATTGCTTACATTACAATCGTTTACCCATGGTTTTTCAAGAGTGTCGTTCCAATTAATTTTATCGCCTTAGCAACACCATTCTTAGGTGTTGTTACTGATAATCCAAAATATGTTAAAGTGATATTATCATCTGGGGCTGTCGGAAAGACAGGTCATGAATTGGCGTTATTAAAGGATTcacaaaatgaaaatatattacattTGTTATCTGGTGAACCACTCATTACAATATTATCTAAATTTAAAAACAGAACAATTTATGCAAATTATATGAATGATGGGATAGTTCCATTACATACATCATCATTGTTGTTCTTAgattataatgaaattatgCAAGAATTAAGGAAAAGGGGAGTGCAAAGCAAACGACTGTCATCCGTGTCCTCTCGTTGGAGGCTTCGTAAGAGcaagaaagaagaatatacCCTTCCGAAGGCATCTGTTTTACAATCTATGAAGACTATATTAGTTCCACCTGATCCAGATGATGAGTTTGTCTGTAATCCTGATGCACGAGAAACAGTTATAATTCATGATAAAGTATATACTAACGAAGACGTTGAACGAATTTTATTagattatgaaaaattacaatctTCATCGCCAAATACTGAAGGAGAGCAAGAGGACAGGGATCCTAGGGGGAAAGATATTAGAGTGTTAGAGAAATTTATACAAAAAGGTTTAAATGGTAAGAGTAAACATGCTGCGTTAGTAATTGATATTGCTAGAAGATGGCATTTTCCCGAGCTGCCGTGGCGTAAAGTCATCGTTAATATTAAACCAGAGGCACACAACAGTATTATTGTTAGGAGAAGATTTTCTAACGCTTACGGATGGGAAGTTATTGATCATCTAATTGAGGCGCATTTCCCTGAGGACACCAAGGAAATCGGTGACACGAGCGAAACAATCAATGCCTTACAAGCTGTTACAAGTACCGATCACAATGGGAAACAAGAGCTCGAACCGAATAAGTTGTTTTCTTGGCTTACGAAAGTCGAAACAACACGAACTCACCATGGCGGTTTGCTATCAAGAAGTACTAAATTTTTTGACAGCAGGAACAAAGATAGGATAGCTTGA
- the CYK3 gene encoding Cyk3p (similar to Saccharomyces cerevisiae CYK3 (YDL117W); ancestral locus Anc_2.319) produces MTSNISSSLKPPFKVRAKYGWSGQAKGDLGFLEGDIMEVTRVAGDWFYGKLLRNRKCAGYFPNNFVTLLEERLNEAPGNSQDSSRRTTTTTTKKEQQMKTSVPAIPSRESARSHRDNSASTLPSFPHSRQPLRVSNSSPSFPEYSRNMKVSTTTTPSYYPNEKQRRQNRETYHEPKQYVYQQQRSSYSTRNDKFNESLNNPLPPLPPLPAISMKDSSRDRLPTKSYSSNDINSSLSKDYNYYKENQNFYDGFYPTKKSILSNDDNHTSNSNPSSSSSSSNLFSNSKYLDNSLTSSENSFALMSDFSATSAGSFARHKYAQSFTNSLEKSQSISNKKNTDTINSNDNSFTTSGNRMSGFFKKMMTKSATHTNNDKEENDSYPKLPALEDLNISNSHGDARDWLTIKSHINRSRTLTKYDKHPRYMRALEEHRDIVLHPQDSIYDDLSTNETKGSTNSKPGLVDIELSDLKVEYIDKMTWKRCTNNKKLNQMKIDSWANLTFSARYATTMEKLRGIYIFCTEMFALIDDNGSSDFSKEPPNLDQLLYQNHCTPYQLTWLFQRLANSLGITCEIVIGFLKTPGSQTTEFKYNHCWLRVLVNREWRLIDVILGNLTNPIHEFVNNEKKKKAENYYFLAQPLDFIYTHIPPRDFEQHIVPSIDQLSALYLPLVFPSFFKNSLKLYKFCTALSFLEDSEIYECQLEIPSDIELFTSVVISDDNDNATPIPSEKLSIYNSMDLTLTQMKRHKMDSSRRIAIIKAVLPPGAEKGSLYIHSGLRGTQTTLVNVHPLSVMIPLTHKGNESEFEFVTRLPSENVQRIETYIMEPQNKILFVDNEYNFEIIQQPFDGVIYNKDISRYDNELRSMAIKSPSGKIYSMVKNDPHFPYGTWKKNINIKEVGTWTGLIMDDSGIGWCPFAEWVCT; encoded by the coding sequence ATGACCtcaaatatatcatcatcattgaaaCCCCCATTTAAAGTGAGAGCAAAATATGGTTGGTCAGGACAAGCTAAAGGTGATCTAGGTTTCCTCGAAGGAGATATCATGGAAGTCACCAGAGTAGCCGGTGATTGGTTCTATGGCAAGCTTCTGAGGAATAGAAAATGTGCTGGTTATTTCCCAAATAATTTTGTTACCTTGTTAGAAGAACGATTGAATGAAGCGCCTGGTAATTCACAAGACTCTTCAAGAAGAACCACTACTACTACGACGAAGAAGGAACAACAAATGAAAACTTCAGTTCCCGCAATTCCCTCTAGGGAATCAGCAAGAAGCCATCGTGATAATTCAGCATCAACACTGCCTTCATTTCCTCATTCCAGACAGCCATTGAGagtttctaattcatcacCTTCTTTTCCTGAGTATTCTAGAAATATGAAAGTGAgtacaacaacaacaccTTCATATTATCCAAATGAAAAGCAAAGAAGGCAGAATAGGGAAACCTACCATGAACCTAAACAATATGTTTATCAACAGCAAAGAAGTTCATATTCGACaagaaatgataaattcaatgaatcgCTAAATAATCCATTACCACCACTTCCGCCTTTGCCAGCCATTTCAATGAAAGACAGTTCAAGGGATAGATTACCTACTAAATCATATTCCTCAAATGATATCAACTCCTCGTTATCGAAAGACTATAATTATTACAAGGAAAATCAAAACTTCTACGATGGGTTCTATCCAACtaagaaatcaatattatcaaatgatgataaccATACTAGTAATAGTAACCCGTCTTCAAGctcatcatcttctaacTTATTTTCGAACTCAAAATATCTCGACAATTCACTGACAAGCAGTGAAAATAGTTTTGCTTTAATGAGTGATTTCAGTGCTACGAGTGCTGGTAGTTTTGCAAGACATAAATACGCTCAGTCGTTCACAAACTCTTTGGAGAAATCTCAATCAATTtcgaataaaaaaaatactgaTACCATCaattctaatgataattcGTTTACTACTAGTGGTAACAGAATGAGCggattttttaaaaaaatgatgacTAAATCTGCAACGCATACTAATAACGAtaaggaagaaaatgattcatACCCTAAATTGCCTGCTTTAGAGgatttaaatatttccaaCTCACATGGTGATGCTAGAGATTGGCTAACTATAAAATCACATATTAATAGATCAAGAACTTTAACCAAATATGATAAACATCCCAGATATATGAGAGCATTAGAGGAACACAGAGATATTGTATTACATCCACAAGATTCCATTTatgatgatttatcaactaatgaaacaaaagGTAGTACTAATAGTAAACCAGGGTTAGTTGATATTGAGCTTTCAGATTTGAAAgttgaatatattgataaGATGACATGGAAACGTTgtacaaataataaaaaattaaatcaaatgaaaattgATTCATGGGCAAACTTGACATTTTCAGCAAGGTATGCAACGacaatggaaaaattaagaGGAATTTACATATTCTGTACAGAAATGTTTgcattaattgatgataatggatCTTCCgatttttccaaagaaCCACCAAATTTAgatcaattattatatcaaaatcattGTACTCCATATCAATTAACATGGCTTTTCCAAAGATTAGCTAACTCACTGGGTATCACGTGTGAAATTGTCATTGGGTTCTTAAAGACACCGGGTTCACAGACAACtgaatttaaatataatcaTTGTTGGTTAAGAGTCTTAGTCAACAGAGAATGGAGATTAATTGATGTCATTTTAGGAAATTTAACTAATCCAATTCATGAATTCgttaataatgaaaaaaaaaagaaagctGAGAACTATTATTTCCTTGCACAACCTTTGGATTTCATTTATACTCATATTCCACCAAGAGACTTTGAACAACATATCGTACCAAGTATTGATCAATTATCTGCATTATATTTACCATTAGTATTCccatcatttttcaaaaactcATTGAAATTGTATAAGTTTTGTACTGCTTTAAGTTTCTTAGAAGATTCAGAAATTTATGAATGTCAATTAGAAATTCCAAGTGATATTGAGCTATTCACATCAGTCGTTATATCcgatgataatgataatgcaACGCCAATTCCATCAGAGAAACTATCAATTTACAATAGTATGGATCTAACTTTAACACAAATGAAAAGACACAAAATGGATAGTTCACGAAGAATTGCCATCATTAAGGCCGTATTACCGCCGGGGGCAGAAAAGGgttcattatatattcattcaGGTCTTCGAGGCACACAAACAACGTTAGTTAATGTCCATCCATTATCTGTAATGATTCCATTAACTCATAAAGGTAATGAAAGTGAGTTTGAATTTGTGACAAGATTGCCTTCAGAAAATGTTCAAAGAATTGAGACCTATATTATGGAACCCCAGAATAAGATTTTGTttgttgataatgaatataattttgaaattattcaaCAACCGTTTGACGGTGTCATTTATAACAAGGATATAAGTAGATACGATAATGAATTACGATCAATGGCAATCAAATCACCGTCAgggaaaatatattcaatggTTAAGAATGATCCTCATTTTCCCTATGGAACatggaaaaagaatattaatattaaagaagtAGGGACCTGGACAGGTTTAATTATGGATGATTCTGGTATTGGTTGGTGTCCATTTGCTGAATGGGTTTGTACGTGA
- the NUP84 gene encoding Nup84p (similar to Saccharomyces cerevisiae NUP84 (YDL116W); ancestral locus Anc_2.320), which yields MDMDFPLRNDISTPLSGQIDQKKQHFVKFSDALMDFQEAEQTEEDIETSASPFDMIKQFRSIAGELALSSIDKAKEAGGETTNNDYNDWELEARFWHLLDLLISYRVSDHDMNDENENENHANVVYPYNSSAIFEKDLLSKDHQLYQIWIIIVWLQENRTVGERPTSLPTSKWVNTLISGGGLKSSDLDARLRDPAVVKLHEKDIQDDQMFFKYIYDLLLSGNYDELFDECRLSENLTFSMILCGMQEYVNPKIDTQVDNEFDSQQGVKKHALWRRAVFALSKSSNIGYYERAIYQYLAGVILEDNNAGKDQAILMDWETEFLLYLNQIFQIEVENYLLQNNKFDSEELVLQLPSKSISLPDILNLLASKYPTESESPIRVLIGAIILDKLPSLVHSSVEMLQDLVAGEENNNDLLDEPYLLRVMTHLVIFLDFVTPGIISKLDKKRLITAYISILKLHGLYESIPIYINFLEPEDALEAYSFILSTMEDPIVREKQLKLMIFLKLPKSDILKRTTQRVFTETESEYEPKNEISVIFEVNDIDKHLIYNVEWLLEGKYYMDAMEAVIALARRFLINGKVKALDFFFKRNSVDDLVKNYDLTKLAAQRMSTDDDSIILDCKTQELRQYERLIDGLNNYEQWNKTVKLLNSESNIPSLIEKFREYTDGTYDIIKTFLVDLTENHDHPEQEILHEIRSLYTPFLIIELHKGLVEASKLLKIPKFINEALNYTSLVANETDKIYLLFKSSNKLKEYLQLVANTATLVE from the coding sequence ATGGATATGGATTTTCCTTTAAGAAATGATATTTCTACCCCTTTAAGCGGTCAAATTGACCAAAAAAAGCAACATTTTGTCAAGTTTTCCGATGCTTTAATGGACTTCCAGGAAGCCGAACAAACGGAAGAAGATATAGAGACGTCGGCTTCTCCATTTGATATGATCAAACAATTTAGATCAATTGCTGGTGAATTGGcattatcttcaattgaCAAAGCGAAAGAAGCTGGCGGCGAAACTACAAATAACGATTATAATGACTGGGAACTAGAAGCAAGATTTTGGCACCTTTTAGATCTTTTGATATCTTATAGAGTATCAGATCATGATatgaatgatgaaaatgagaaTGAGAACCATGCTAATGTTGTTTATCCCTATAATTCTAGCgcaatatttgaaaaggaTCTCTTATCTAAAGATCATCaattatatcaaatatGGATCATTATAGTATGGTTACAAGAAAATCGTACCGTAGGAGAAAGACCAACATCATTGCCAACTTCTAAATGGGTAAATACGTTAATTTCCGGCGGTGGGTTGAAAAGTTCGGATTTAGATGCCCGCTTGAGAGATCCAGCCGTTGTTAAATTGCATgaaaaagatattcaaGATGATCAAATGTTCTTTAAGTATATTTATGACCTTCTTTTGTCCGGTAATTATGATGAATTGTTTGATGAATGTAGATTATCCGAAAACTTAACCTTTAGTATGATTCTCTGTGGTATGCAGGAATATGTCAATCCTAAAATTGATACTCAAGTGGATAATGAATTCGACTCACAACAAGGTGTTAAGAAACATGCGTTATGGAGAAGAGCTGTTTTTGCCTTGTCTAAATCAAGTAATATTGGATATTATGAAAGGGCAATCTATCAATATTTAGCGGGTGTGATTCTAGAAGATAACAATGCCGGAAAGGATCAGGCCATACTGATGGATTGGGAAACTGAGTTCTTATTATATCtgaatcaaatttttcaaattgaagTAGAAAATTACTTGTtgcaaaataataaatttgattctGAGGAATTGGTCTTACAACTACCATCCAAATCTATCTCATTACCTGATATATTAAATCTTTTAGCATCAAAATATCCAACGGAAAGTGAATCTCCGATCAGAGTATTGATTGGTGCCATCATACTGGATAAACTGCCTTCATTGGTCCATTCTTCTGTGGAAATGTTACAAGATTTAGTAGCCggagaagaaaataataatgatctACTAGATGAACCTTATTTACTTCGAGTAATGACACATCTCGTTATATTTTTAGATTTTGTTACGCCAGGCATAATATCAAAACTGGATAAAAAGAGACTCATCACTGCATACATAAGTATCTTAAAACTACATGGATTATATGAATCTATACCAATATACatcaattttttggaaCCAGAGGATGCATTAGAGGCGTATTCATTTATCTTATCGACTATGGAAGATCCAATAGTAAGagaaaaacaattgaaactgatgatttttctaaaattaCCTAAAtcagatattttgaaaagaactACCCAAAGAGTCTTTACAGAAACAGAGTCCGAGTATGAACCAAAGAACGAAATATCTGTAATCTTTGAAgtaaatgatattgataaacATCTAATATATAACGTGGAATGGCTGCTGGAAGGTAAATATTATATGGATGCAATGGAAGCCGTTATTGCATTGGCAAGACGTTTCCTTATTAATGGTAAAGTTAAAGCTCtggattttttcttcaagcGGAATTCTGTTGATGATTTGGTAAAGAACTATGATTTAACAAAATTGGCGGCTCAAAGAATGTCtactgatgatgatagCATTATTTTAGATTGCAAAACCCAGGAATTACGTCAATACGAACGTTTAATTGATGGATTGAATAATTACGAGCAATGGAATAAGACagtaaaattattaaattcagAATCTAATATTCCATCGTTGATAGAGAAATTCCGCGAATACACAGATGGAACATatgatatcattaaaaCCTTTTTGGTGGACTTAACTGAGAACCATGATCATCCAGAGCAAGAGATCCTCCATGAAATCAGGTCTTTGTATACACCATTTTTGATTATAGAACTACATAAGGGTCTCGTTGAAGCATCTAAGTTGCTCAAAATTCCgaaattcattaatgaagCTCTAAACTACACTTCTTTAGTTGCAAATGAAACCGACAAGATATATCTTCTCTTCAAGTCAAGTAATAAgttgaaagaatatttacaGTTAGTAGCAAATACTGCTACGCTAGTAGAATAA
- the IWR1 gene encoding Iwr1p (similar to Saccharomyces cerevisiae IWR1 (YDL115C); ancestral locus Anc_2.322) has product MTLNNSTIPSSDAPEFIRVKRRRDEDSVQALLIDEGKKNKRTKFMFRLTKTVNPNSYQSEHESTTPLLKLSATDNRHFVLEQKKRRHSSTYDGDEKPLPYTDQDRATTTNDDNELPPEIHEMVDKYLTLNKGKPTTTRKKPSKKHFTGESAKIITMPSLDYVYDIYHLENLPDEEEISKYKRDNKIGFVKIINTDMDLVPDEDEDEDVLARSDDEDSNEENYYQNDYPEDEDDDRSVLFGSEGEDIAADGEGPMTQNEPWNYQKILRADGTENVEDEYADLFDKLGGNNNILSSINPGSNFVDLDRGADIEETHDSDEAEEDIDVDYNELDHDNSLMTDYGKGNFPRNRFFPTDDEDPLAEHRDKIFGNLQNMINKK; this is encoded by the exons ATGACATTAAATAATAGCACAATACCTAGCTCAGATGCACCTGAGTTTATTAGAGTTAAAAGAAGGAGAGATGAAGATTCAGTCCAAGCTTTAT TGATTGATGAgggaaagaaaaacaagaGGACAAAATTTATGTTCAGATTGACGAAAACTGTTAATCCCAATAGTTATCAAAGTGAACATGAATCAACAACGCCACTTTTGAAGTTATCTGCCACAGATAATCGTCATTTTGTAttagaacaaaaaaagagaCGCCATTCCTCTACTTATGATGGGGATGAGAAACCGTTACCTTATACTGATCAAGACAGAGCCACTACgacaaatgatgataatgagtTGCCACCAGAGATTCATGAGATGGTTGATAAGTATTTGACTTTGAATAAGGGGAAACCCACTACGACGAGGAAGAAACCAAGTAAGAAACATTTCACGGGAGAATCTGCCAAGATTATAACTATGCCAAGTTTGGATTATGTTTATGATATTTACCATTTGGAAAATCTTCCTGATGAGGAAGAAATATCGAAATATAAGCgagataataaaattggGTTTGTCAAGATTATCAATACAGACATGGATCTTGTCccagatgaagatgaggaCGAAGATGTCTTAGCGAGGtctgatgatgaggatTCTAATGAGGAAAACTACTATCAGAATGATTATcctgaagatgaagatgacgacAGATCAGTTCTATTTGGAAGCGAAGGGGAAGACATAGCCGCAGATGGCGAAGGTCCTATGACGCAAAATGAACCATGGAATTACCAAAAAATACTGAGAGCAGATGGTACGGAAAACGTAGAAGATGAGTATGCggatttatttgataaattaggaggcaataataatattctgtCTTCGATTAATCCTGGAAGTAATTTTGTTGACCTTGATAGAGGTGCagatattgaagaaacacATGACAGTGATGAggcagaagaagatatagaCGTTGATTATAATGAGTTGGATCATGATAATAGTTTGATGACCGATTATGGAAAGGGAAATTTCCCCAGGAATCGATTTTTCCCAACCGACGACGAAGATCCATTAGCGGAGCATCGTGACAAGATATTCGGTAATTTGCAAAATATGATCAATAAGAAGTGA